A window of the Cicer arietinum cultivar CDC Frontier isolate Library 1 chromosome 6, Cicar.CDCFrontier_v2.0, whole genome shotgun sequence genome harbors these coding sequences:
- the LOC101496352 gene encoding NADH dehydrogenase [ubiquinone] 1 beta subcomplex subunit 2: protein MGGGGHGHGGGTTYKGVTIHQPKRWHTVTGKGLCAVMWFWVMYRAKQDGPVVLGWRHPWEGHDDHGSGH from the exons ATGGGTGGAGGAGGACATGGACATGGCGGAGGCACAACCTACAAAGGCGTAACAATTCATCAACCTAAGCGCTGGCACACTGTCACCGGGAAAGGCTTGTGTGCTGTCATGTG GTTTTGGGTGATGTACAGGGCGAAACAAGATGGTCCTGTAGTATTG GGTTGGAGGCATCCTTGGGAGGGTCATGATGATCATGGAAGCGGTCATTAA